The following are encoded in a window of Dysidea avara chromosome 4, odDysAvar1.4, whole genome shotgun sequence genomic DNA:
- the LOC136253568 gene encoding uncharacterized protein, with protein sequence MLINTFGSDKGSKQSCDVVAVSLSLRGGGVLKLYFLSVPQICEPLSNQPLSYVAEHHRHLSELDLADYCCTTEPLEVDMLIGLDHYWKLITGKVIHEGDGPIAMQTRLGWVLSGPVPGLSCQTTCNLVSTHLLMVDAYMPEESGQSLDSTLKKFWDLESLGVNQDTPDVYAEFERRISFKDGRYEVALPWKETHGALSSNYELSLKRLTGLLRRLRQLPDVFQQYDKVIREQLDKGIVEIVSDKAIQNSMVHYLPHHPVVREDKSTTKLRIVYDASAKSNGSSLNDYLYAGPKFGQSIMDILLRFRTHRVALAADIEKAFLMVSVAPHDRDVLRFLWVDDIKKERPRVTTFRFTRVVFGVSVSPFLLNATIKHHVEEYRENHPEFVNLFTRSIYVDDITYGASDEEAAFELYGKSKKVLAEGGFNLRKFVSNSQSLQSRIESSEGHDLVEVNSSNSSSVVEEDKTYTKDVLGRAQSNEGGEQKILGVRWNYVQDQLVFDLSELAITLRNMEPTKRRIVGIGCKFYDPLGFISLITVQFKMLFQDLCLSKIDWDEPLAGELLSKWKSLVTGFHSVMVTIPRCYSWSLSKSSGKYTLYGFCDASSRAYAAVVYMRIETNVGSSVEFVASKTRVSPVERQTIPRLELLSALLLANLMASVLTALEREITFSSITCFTDSKVALYWIRGVEKEWKQFVQNRVIEIRRLVAADCWLHCPGRENPADIPSRGMTPSELRGNVLWRHGPSWLVDLSSESNLVEEEELIMPEACAAELKAVQPSSSHILLSSSESTGLTHVIKLENFSKFSRLLRVTACVLRFVNQCMSRLQKNSTSLPKELTASEVMNAENLWVRESQRDLGNHKNFPTWRMQFGLFLDGKIWRCKGRLGNADISYNAKHPALLCKQHYFTELVVRDAHERVGHNGVKETLTQIRAKFWIIRGRQFVRHILYQCVVCRKLEGPPCPTPPAPSLPEFRVREAPAFTYTGVDFAGPLYVKSHEITDVGKVWICLYTCCVTRAVHLELVPNLTAQTFIRSFKRFTARRGFPRKLVSDNGKTFKAAAKTIEKILNQTEVQQFTAGMGLEWCFNLEKAPWWGGVLERMIKSVKRCLRKTIGRARLTYEELMTALTEVEMIINSRPLSFVSSEDVEEPLTPSHLIVGRRILSLPDSSFQHVVNDSDYNVQVTHDSLSRRMDHLNKVLNHFWKRWKTEYLLQLRECHRYSGNGTNDDVLQEGQVVLMHNESSPRGFGKMVRIHELIRGGDGLVRGAVLKVPSRDTQPTLLRRPLKCLYPLEECCRAKPVENDKSNTVQSKNPQSSAECFVDKNVSNNNNDPRSKEDASYSQVQPSDVRPSRRAAQKANSFIRAVMTEDIDSSRG encoded by the coding sequence ATGTTAATTAATACCTTTGGGTCAGACAAGGGGAGCAAGCAGTCTTGTGATGTAGTTGCGGTTAGTCTGAGTTTGCGTGGTGGTGGAGTCCTCAAGCTATACTTCTTGTCAGTGCCACAAATTTGTGAGCCTCTCTCCAACCAACCGCTATCATATGTGGCCGAACATCATAGACATTTATCTGAATTGGATCTGGCAGACTATTGTTGTACTACCGAACCTTTGGAGGTGGACATGCTGATTGGACTTGACCATTATTGGAAGCTCATCACAGGAAAGGTGATTCATGAAGGTGATGGACCCATAGCAATGCAGACTCGTCTTGGATGGGTGCTCTCTGGCCCAGTACCTGGGCTGTCGTGTCAGACCACATGCAATCTCGTATCAACTCACTTGCTAATGGTAGATGCATACATGCCAGAGGAATCTGGACAGAGTTTGGACAGTACCCTTAAGAAATTCTGGGATCTTGAGTCCTTGGGAGTAAACCAAGACACGCCTGATGTTTATGCGGAGTTCGAGAGGCGGATATCATTCAAGGATGGTAGGTATGAGGTTGCTCTACCATGGAAGGAGACTCATGGTGCGCTTTCTTCCAATTATGAATTGTCATTGAAGAGGCTTACAGGATTGCTGAGAAGATTGAGACAGTTGCCTGATGTATTCCAACAATATGACAAGGTTATCCGAGAGCAACTTGATAAGGGGATAGTGGAGATTGTGAGTGACAAGGCAATCCAGAACAGCATGGTCCACTACCTACCGCACCACCCTGTTGTTAGAGAGGACAAGTCAACAACCAAACTAAGAATTGTATACGATGCCTCTGCCAAGAGCAATGGTTCTTCCCTAAATGATTACCTATATGCTGGACCAAAATTTGGTCAAAGTATAATGGACATTCTGTTGAGGTTTCGCACACACCGTGTCGCACTGGCAGCCGATATAGAAAAGGCTTTCTTAATGGTATCTGTTGCACCACATGACAGAGATGTTCTTCGCTTCCTCTGGGTTGATGACATCAAGAAGGAGCGGCCAAGGGTCACAACATTTAGATTCACACGAGTAGTATTTGGTGTGTCTGTGAGCCCATTTCTCCTGAATGCCACCATTAAGCACCATGTAGAGGAGTACAGAGAGAACCATCCTGAGTTTGTGAATCTTTTCACACGTTCCATTTATGTTGATGATATCACCTATGGTGCTAGTGATGAAGAAGCAGCCTTTGAACTCTATGGCAAGTCAAAGAAGGTGTTAGCTGAAGGAGGGTTCAACTTAAGGAAGTTTGTTAGTAACTCCCAGAGCCTGCAGAGTCGTATAGAGTCAAGTGAAGGGCATGATTTAGTTGAAGTGAACTCATCAAATAGTAGTAGTGTAGTTGAAGAAGACAAGACATACACAAAAGATGTCTTAGGTAGAGCACAGAGCAATGAAGGTGGAGAACAGAAGATACTTGGAGTAAGGTGGAACTATGTACAAGACCAATTGGTCTTTGATTTGAGTGAACTAGCTATCACTTTGAGGAACATGGAGCCAACGAAGAGACGTATAGTGGGTATTGGCTGTAAGTTCTATGACCCACTGGGGTTCATTTCACTTATCACGGTCCAGTTCAAGATGCTATTCCAGGATCTATGCTTGAGTAAGATTGATTGGGATGAACCACTAGCGGGAGAGTTACTGAGCAAGTGGAAGTCATTAGTGACTGGCTTTCATAGTGTCATGGTCACTATTCCCAGGTGCTACAGCTGGAGCTTAAGTAAGTCCTCTGGTAAATACACTTTGTACGGATTTTGTGATGCGTCATCTCGAGCGTATGCTGCCGTGGTGTACATGAGAATTGAGACAAATGTGGGTAGCTCAGTGGAATTTGTAGCTTCCAAGACTAGGGTCTCCCCGGTTGAACGACAAACTATTCCTAGGTTAGAATTGTTGTCGGCACTACTCCTGGCCAACTTAATGGCAAGTGTACTCACTGCACTTGAACGCGAGATAACTTTTAGTTCGATAACTTGCTTCACTGACTCCAAGGTTGCTCTGTATTGGATTCGAGGCGTGGAAAAGGAATGGAAACAATTTGTTCAGAATCGTGTAATTGAGATAAGGAGACTCGTGGCGGCAGATTGCTGGCTTCACTGTCCAGGCAGGGAAAACCCTGCGGATATACCATCAAGAGGAATGACTCCCTCAGAGTTAAGAGGTAATGTCCTGTGGAGACATGGACCAAGCTGGCTTGTTGATTTGAGCAGTGAGTCTAACTTAGTAGAGGAGGAGGAATTAATCATGCCAGAAGCATGTGCTGCAGAGCTGAAGGCAGTGCAACCTAGTAGCTCACACATACTTTTGAGTTCTAGTGAATCAACTGGCCTTACGCATGTGATCAAACTGGAGAACTTTAGTAAGTTTAGCAGGCTACTGCGAGTAACCGCATGTGTCCTCAGGTTTGTGAACCAATGTATGTCAAGGTTACAGAAGAACAGTACCTCCCTGCCCAAGGAATTAACTGCGTCTGAAGTTATGAATGCTGAAAACCTATGGGTAAGGGAATCACAGAGGGATTTAGGTAACCATAAGAATTTCCCAACCTGGAGGATGCAGTTCGGTCTTTTTCTTGATGGGAAAATATGGCGATGTAAGGGCAGACTTGGTAATGCCGACATTTCATACAATGCCAAGCATCCTGCTTTGTTGTGCAAGCAACATTACTTCACTGAATTGGTGGTAAGAGATGCCCATGAGAGGGTTGGACATAATGGAGTGAAGGAGACCTTGACGCAGATTAGAGCCAAGTTTTGGATTATCCGAGGCAGACAATTTGTGAGGCACATCCTGTATCAGTGTGTCGTCTGTCGTAAGTTGGAAGGTCCACCATGTCCAACGCCACCAGCTCCATCTTTACCAGAATTCAGGGTAAGAGAAGCCCCTGCCTTTACATACACGGGAGTGGACTTTGCTGGGCCACTGTATGTTAAGAGCCATGAGATAACTGATGTTGGTAAGGTCTGGATTTGTTTGTATACCTGTTGTGTCACTAGGGCCGTGCATTTGGAACTTGTACCTAACTTGACAGCTCAAACATTCATTCGGAGTTTTAAACGATTTACGGCACGAAGAGGCTTTCCCCGTAAGCTAGTTTCTGATAATGGAAAGACATTCAAGGCTGCTGCCAAGACTATCGAGAAAATATTGAATCAGACAGAAGTACAGCAGTTTACAGCAGGGATGGGCTTAGAATGGTGTTTTAACTTAGAGAAGGCCCCTTGGTGGGGAGGCGTGTTAGAGCGAATGATAAAGAGTGTGAAGAGATGTCTGCGTAAGACAATTGGCAGGGCGAGATTGACGTATGAGGAGTTGATGACAGCCTTAACTGAAGTCGAAATGATAATCAACTCCAGACCTTTGTCATTTGTGTCTTCGGAAGACGTAGAGGAGCCACTTACTCCATCTCATCTTATTGTTGGCAGGAGAATACTCAGTTTACCTGACTCGAGCTTTCAGCATGTAGTGAATGACAGTGACTATAATGTGCAGGTCACACACGATTCCCTGAGTAGGAGGATGGACCACCTCAACAAGGTTCTCAACCATTTTTGGAAGAGATGGAAAACAGAGTATTTGCTGCAGCTCAGGGAATGCCACCGGTATAGTGGTAATGGTACAAATGATGATGTTTTACAAGAAGGCCAAGTGGTACTGATGCACAATGAATCTTCTCCTAGAGGATTTGGGAAAATGGTGAGAATACACGAGTTGATCAGAGGAGGAGATGGTCTTGTAAGAGGAGCCGTATTGAAGGTGCCATCGAGGGACACCCAACCAACTTTACTGAGACGGCCATTGAAGTGCTTATACCCGTTAGAAGAATGTTGTCGGGCTAAACCAGTAGAAAATGATAAGAGTAATACAGTCCAGTCCAAGAATCCCCAGTCAAGTGCAGAATGCTTTGTTGACAAGAATGTTAGTAACAACAATAATGACCCTCGATCTAAGGAGGATGCGTCCTACAGTCAAGTTCAGCCAAGTGATGTACGACCATCTAGGAGAGCTGCTCAGAAGGCAAATAGTTTTATAAGAGCAGTGATGACTGAAGACATTGACAGTTCCAGAGGATGA
- the LOC136253569 gene encoding uncharacterized protein, which translates to MEALVNIDAVTSQYNLKGLRHFYDLVESQVRGLSVLGVLAESYGSLLSPIIMGKLPQEFRLIISRSVRDDRWQLDELMQLIDAEIKARERAASIASQGGNSNRPARAVSRSFPTSSTLMANDSFSPRCSFCRQGHASTSCKTVIEPAERKQILKRSGRCFVCLRRNHTSRECRSTLKCSSCGGRHHVSICTGEVARNTTRSSTTSVTGHSTLQAQSLGSVNSTTPTTTSLQCASSKMPVLLQTARVDVLNPDNPSVSMSVRILFDSGSQRSYVTEKLKE; encoded by the coding sequence ATGGAGGCACTGGTTAACATTGATGCGGTAACCTCTCAGTATAATCTTAAGGGGTTACGTCATTTTTATGACTTGGTAGAATCACAAGTGAGAGGACTGAGTGTACTAGGAGTCTTAGCTGAATCTTACGGAAGTCTGTTATCACCCATCATTATGGGCAAGTTGCCACAAGAATTCCGACTCATTATTAGCCGATCGGTGAGAGATGATCGTTGGCAGCTGGATGAACTGATGCAGTTGATAGATGCTGAGATTAAGGCTAGAGAGAGGGCTGCAAGTATTGCTAGTCAAGGTGGTAATAGTAATCGACCTGCCAGAGCTGTGAGTAGGAGTTTCCCTACTTCTTCAACGCTAATGGCGAATGATTCATTTTCTCCAAGGTGCTCATTCTGCCGTCAGGGACATGCATCTACCTCATGCAAAACGGTGATCGAGCCAGCAGAACGTAAGCAAATACTTAAAAGATCTGGTAGATGTTTTGTATGCCTGCGAAGAAACCACACTAGTCGTGAGTGCCGATCAACACTGAAGTGTTCTAGCTGTGGCGGCAGACACCATGTTAGCATCTGCACTGGAGAGGTGGCGAGAAACACTACCAGAAGTTCTACAACTAGTGTCACTGGTCATTCAACACTTCAGGCCCAATCATTGGGGTCAGTAAACTCTACCACACCTACTACCACCTCATTACAATGTGCCAGCTCTAAGATGCCAGTACTGCTGCAGACTGCACGAGTGGATGTTCTCAATCCTGATAATCCAAGTGTATCAATGAGTGTTCGAATATTGTTCGATAGCGGGAGCCAACGGTCGTACGTTACTGAGAAGCTGAAAGAGTGA